In Xenopus laevis strain J_2021 chromosome 2S, Xenopus_laevis_v10.1, whole genome shotgun sequence, a genomic segment contains:
- the kctd4.S gene encoding BTB/POZ domain-containing protein KCTD4, whose product MEQRINRTDKDSEDKCNNTEDGDPRTKCKTSLLTLNVGGYLYITQKQTLSKYPDSYLEGVVNRKIFCPIDADGHYFIDRDGLLFRHVLNFLRNGELLLPEGFQENHLLAHEADFFKLKALNEAVKARWEKEQQAARETTFLEITDNHDRSQGLRIFCNAPDFISKIKARIVLVSKSRLDGFPEEFCFSSNVIQFKHFIKSENGTRLVLKEDNTFVCTLETLKFEAIMMALKCGFRLLTSLDCSKGSIVQSDALHFIK is encoded by the coding sequence ATGGAACAGAGAATCAACAGAACGGACAAAGACTCTGAAGACAAATGTAACAATACAGAAGATGGAGATCCACGAACAAAATGTAAAACATCTCTCCTCACTCTCAATGTTGGTGGCTATCTGTACATAACGCAAAAACAGACTCTCTCCAAGTACCCGGACTCTTACCTTGAAGGTGTGGTCAATAGGAAAATTTTCTGCCCAATTGATGCAGACGGACATTACTTCATAGACAGAGACGGGTTACTATTCAGGCATGTTTTGAACTTTTTACGCAATGGGGAGCTTTTGTTACCAGAAGGCTTCCAAGAAAACCACCTTTTAGCACATGAAGCTGATTTTTTCAAGCTGAAGGCACTAAATGAAGCTGTGAAAGCCAGATGGGAGAAAGAGCAGCAGGCTGCACGGGAAACCACTTTTTTGGAAATAACAGATAACCATGATCGGTCTCAGGGTCTCCGGATCTTCTGCAATGCCCCCGACTTCATCTCCAAAATCAAAGCCCGCATTGTGCTGGTTTCCAAAAGCAGGCTGGACGGATTTCCAGAGGAATTCTGCTTTTCCTCTAACGTTAttcaatttaaacatttcatcAAATCGGAAAATGGGACGCGTCTCGTTCTGAAGGAAGACAACACCTTTGTCTGCACACTGGAAACTCTTAAGTTTGAAGCCATTATGATGGCACTGAAGTGCGGCTTCAGACTGCTGACGAGCCTGGATTGTTCAAAAGGGTCAATTGTTCAGAGTGATGCACTTCATTTTATCAAGTAA